In a genomic window of Littorina saxatilis isolate snail1 linkage group LG6, US_GU_Lsax_2.0, whole genome shotgun sequence:
- the LOC138969048 gene encoding fucose-1-phosphate guanylyltransferase-like codes for MESPAIAQNMRKLLDSYQNLRGKRCNESGCATVMWNAVVITTADEAQCQAFEQQIRDKHKRQELPLDLPVHVVADPPGPRIGNGGSTLTALEFLHSVFGDSLYQQKILLIHAGGWSQRMPSATILGKIFSAIPHGQPIYQMLDLKLAMYLPLLPRLSPGIFLVCADDFLVYDLGEDDSWTIPGSGFTALAHPSPISVGRSHGVYVVDGAEKVDTKRAVVVAKCLEVLQKPSDDRMKDRGALLKSDNGSLEFCDGITLEGEVVYTDSCFYFGVDVVKRLLQLKKEMSVISCEIDAYGDFLQALGPNATDGYIFNTSNISQMTSDLTQVRKQVFAAMRSCDIHLLLLNASKFIHIGTTRELITHFCQDMDFQSQMSLEKDVFNCWQSGEEKVKENDGVSQRNCSEGLIALGDDKYVQNFAEKSCGCVMHSVMLHSSSVSPTSVVEYCQFDVPITVQGGSIVSNCQWLQAESEDHTLESLVLPENTFLHTVSVLHQGASAYVTIFFNISDNLKTSTAVSSLRSLPFLNTTLGAALKQWQLSDKAVSPQDAGSEVKVSLWSLKLYPGATTMTESLSLALDMVDSVQNQRHLSTPLTPGRQVFSLADALAQKDVTTMLNFRRRLFDLIQSSKAQMESS; via the exons ATGGAATCGCCAGCCATTGCCCAAAATATGCGAAAGCTGTTGGACAGTTACCAAAACTTAAGAG GGAAGCGATGCAACGAGAGTGGTTGTGCAACTGTGATGTGGAACGCAGTTGTGATCACAACGGCAGACGAGGCACAATGCCAGGCCTTCGAGCAACAGATCAGAGATAAACACAAGCGTCAGGAACTGCCCCTTGACCTTCCTGTACATGTCGTTGCGGATCCGCCAGGACCTAGAATAG GCAACGGAGGCTCGACACTGACAGCGTTGGAGTTTCTACACTCGGTGTTCGGTGACAGCCTCTACCAGCAGAAGATCCTGCTGATCCACGCAGGGGGTTGGAGCCAGCGTATGCCGAGCGCCACAATTCTGGGCAAGATCTTCTCAGCCATCCCTCACGGGCAGCCTATCTATCAGATGCTGGACCTCAAACTGGCCATGTACCTCCCCCTCCTGCCTCGACTCTCCCCAGGAATATTCCTCGTCTGTGCTGACGACTTTCTCGTCTACGACCTAGGCGAGGATGACAGTTGGACGATTCCCGGTTCAGGTTTCACAGCGCTGGCTCACCCCTCGCCCATCAGCGTGGGTCGGTCGCACGGTGTGTACGTGGTGGATGGAGCTGAGAAGGTCGACACGAAGAGAGCGGTGGTGGTGGCTAAGTGCCTTGAGGTTCTGCAGAAGCCATCTGACGATCGCATGAAAGACAGGGGAGCACTGCTCAAGTCCGACAACGGGTCGTTGGAGTTTTGTGATGGGATAACTCTGGAGGGGGAGGTGGTGTACACTGACAGCTGTTTTTATTTCGGGGTGGATGTGGTGAAGAGACTGCTGCAGTTGAAGAAGGAGATGAGTGTGATCAGCTGTGAGATTGATGCTTACGGAGACTTCCTGCAGGCGCTAGGGCCCAACGCCACTGACGGTTACATTTTCAACACGTCTAACATCTCACAGATGACGTCTGATCTGACACAGGTGAGAAAGCAGGTGTTTGCCGCCATGCGGAGCTGTGATATCCACCTCCTTCTTCTCAACGCCTCAAAGTTCATCCACATCGGCACCACACGGGAACTAATCACACACTTCTGTCAGGACATGGACTTCCAGTCACAGATGTCTCTGGAAAAGGATGTCTTCAACTGCTGGCAGAGTGGAGAAGAGAAAGTTAAGGAGAACGATGGAGTGTCACAGAGAAACTGTTCAGAAGGGTTAATAGCTTTGGGAGATGATAAGTATGTACAGAACTTTGCAGAAAAGTCTTGTGGTTGTGTGATGCATTCTGTGATGCTGCATTCGTCAAGCGTGTCACCCACTTCAGTGGTGGAGTACTGTCAGTTTGACGTTCCCATCACGGTGCAGGGCGGCAGCATCGTCAGCAACTGTCAATGGCTGCAGGCGGAATCTGAAGACCACACCCTGGAATCTCTGGTGCTGCCGGAAAATACTTTCCTCCACACTGTGTCAGTGCTACACCAAGGTGCTTCTGCCTACGTCACCATCTTCTTCAACATCTCAGACAATCTGAAAACTTCCACGGCCGTCTCCAGCCTGCGCTCTCTGCCTTTTCTCAACACAACCCTGGGAGCGGCTCTCAAGCAGTGGCAGCTGAGTGACAAAGCCGTTTCTCCGCAGGACGCAGGGTCAGAGGTGAAGGTCAGCTTGTGGTCACTGAAGCTGTATCCAGGGGCGACGACAATGACAGAGTCGCTGAGTCTGGCGCTAGACATGGTGGACAGCGTTCAGAACCAGCGCCACCTGTCCACACCGCTGACACCAGGCCGACAGGTCTTCTCCCTGGCTGATGCTCTGGCTCAGAAGGACGTCACTACCATGCTCAACTTCCGTCGTCGTCTTTTTGATCTCATCCAGTCTAGCAAAGCACAGATGGAATCTTCTTGA